A stretch of Triticum aestivum cultivar Chinese Spring chromosome 1D, IWGSC CS RefSeq v2.1, whole genome shotgun sequence DNA encodes these proteins:
- the LOC123172269 gene encoding uncharacterized protein, with the protein MQQPALLATGGLDEYEYARLETLLMEGGSASAGAPRFNGTDYESWRFSMRLHLGAFHYRVWSIVETGLSSCVDEANPTAPELRNIHYNAQAMNAIYCALSDDQLYRIWHLDIAKEVWEALRVIHQDTPIIRELKVKQLREKMKFFAWRKNEHPISMYSRLMNLASEMKLHGCQEVTDSYVVRKILHAITPRSSTFVTIIRQRPNFEELTPLDVLHNFQVHDNMQELSRRGMRGYARAKVDTVTPSKPAREAGCSGEAPHFDGTHSLSWQRRMKFHLFSMHPLVWRAVETGFSCADEANEESNVHHSAGAICAFYRAMDDSPYNWISPYKSAKEIWDDLRKFSEAGSKSMLSSLRQIWTGSS; encoded by the exons ATGCAGCAGCCGGCCCTCCTCGCCACCG GGGGACTCGACGAGTACGAGTACGCGAGGTTGGAAACGCTCTTGATGGAGGGAGGGTCCGCCTCGGCAGGAGCACCTCGCTTCAATGGCACAGACTATGAGTCATGGCGGTTCAGTATGAGGCTCCACTTGGGGGCCTTTCACTATCGTGTGTGGAGCATTGTGGAAACCGGCCTCTCCTCTTGTGTGGATGAAGCGAACCCGACGGCTCCCGAGCTGAGGAACATCCACTACAACGCCCAGGCCATGAACGCCATCTACTGTGCCCTGAGTGATGACCAGCTCTACCGGATCTGGCACCTTGATATTGCTAAGGAGGTCTGGGAGGCTCTCCGGGTTATACACCAAGACACCCCAATCATCCGTGAGTTGAAGGTCAAACAGCTGAGGGAGAAGATGAAGTTTTTTGCGTGGAGGAAGAACGAGCACCCCATTAGCATGTATTCGAGGCTCATGAATCTGGCCAGTGAGATGAAGCTCCATGGATGCCAGGAGGTGACAGATTCTTATGTTGTGAGGAAGATTCTTCATGCCATCACACCAAGGAGCTCCACCTTTGTGACCATCATCCGTCAGAGGCCTAACTTTGAAGAACTCACCCCTTTGGATGTGCTCCATAATTTTCAAGTCCACGACAACATGCAAGAACTATCCAGAAGAGGCATGCGCGGGTACGCGAGGGCGAAGGTGGACACTGTCACGCCGAGCAAGCCCGCCCGCGAAGCCGGTTGCTCCGGAGAAGCGCCTCACTTCGATGGCACACACTCTCTATCGTGGCAGCGTAGGATGAAATTCCATTTGTTTAGCATGCACCCTCTTGTGTGGAGAGCTGTGGAAACTGGTTTCTCTTGTGCAGATGAAGCAAATGAAGAGAGTAATGTGCATCACAGTGCCGGAGCTATATGCGCCTTTTATCGTGCCATGGATGATAGTCCCTACAACTGGATTTCCCCATATAAGAGTGCCAAGGAGATTTGGGATGATCTCCGAAAATTTAGTGAAGCGGGTTCTAAGTCAATGCTCAGCTCACTGAGACAGATATGGACTGGTTCGTCTTAG